The proteins below come from a single Ptychodera flava strain L36383 chromosome 6, AS_Pfla_20210202, whole genome shotgun sequence genomic window:
- the LOC139134794 gene encoding plexin-B-like has protein sequence MHHRASLPDESGAIEVQVQANDGAIQTATYRKQFIYRDPDVLDFTPKIGPKSGGTMVTIIGQYVNAGRNIKAYFGASSCHIDRTESVVNETHLLCITTMTNATNSAKLSIYFDGAERLAPDYKTFVFTNDPEVSSFYPMTSMISGGRAINVTGQYFTSIQRPKMFVNAGKLFVSEPCMVHSFDKMKCISPPVVLSRVKMDTQVLVGFIMDAVVLQPDLDFEIKDDPVYYPFADDGNIKEYSRGRQLVIEGENLNLASMASEVFVTIGEEECRVVSLSDVQLNCVPPEDAPRGVNKTGISSENGLSEVRVKVGNLDFFIGYLKYPTAEQSKISGAILGLVAALALLLIITILIIVICYLRNRKLDNQIAEEVENWLEIIAMGTRTRPDMVLPFLDFCNYTANMITDGQADNPLFKRRLQSDTDCTKSLEQFYSLLVDESFCLVFIRTLEDQTKMTTNHKATVGYLLTIILQRERHMFYLTELLKVLLAETAVKANKTKRTRSMLKRNDSIMEKILTSWFAITLYTLTKMCIGESVFMMYKAVCVQHNKETGNVMKPTDTVQRSVATVFKECLIVARQQNPVFPAPIKYMFDFMDSLVVKNDIVDRDVAKIWKCDSLHLRFFAKILKRPQSMLDINISRAVGRELDKISQAFVEICSDTKKHQQLTRTLKTLNTFADGCEHTSKK, from the exons ATGCATCACCGGGCCTCTTTGCCAGATGAATCAGGAGCCATTGAAGTACAGGTCCAAGCAAATGATGGAGCCATACAAACGGCAACATATAGAAAGCAATTTATATACAGG GATCCTGATGTTTTAGACTTCACGCCAAAGATCGGGCCAAAGTCTGGAGGAACAATGGTTACCATTATTGGACAATATGTGAATGCGGGTCGAAACATCAAAGCATACTTTGGCGCGTCATCTTGCCATATAGATAG GACGGAGAGCGTTGTTAACGAAACCCACCTTCTGTGCATAACAACAATGACGAATGCCACAAATTCTGCAAAACTGTCGATATATTTTGATGGAGCTGAACGTCTCGCACCTGATTACAAGACATTTGTCTTCACAAATGACCCAGAAGTGAGTTCATTTTATCCCATGACAAGCATGATAAG TGGTGGACGTGCGATCAATGTCACTGGTCAATACTTCACATCAATACAAAGGCCAAAGATGTTTGTCAATGCTGGAAAGCTGTTTGTTTCT GAACCATGTATGGTGCACTCATTTGACAAGATGAAATGTATCTCACCGCCGGTAGTATTATCAAGAGTAAAAATGGACACACAAGTCTTAGTAGGCTTCATCATGGATGCAGTTGTTTTGCAACCAGATTTGGACTTCGAAATTAAAGACGATCCTGTTTATTACCCGTTTGCTGACGACGGTAACATTAAAGAATACAGCCGCGGAAGACAGTTGGTCATTGAG GGAGAAAACTTGAACTTGGCTTCTATGGCGAGTGAAGTATTTGTAACTATTGGAGAAGAGGAGTGCAGAGTGGTGAGCCTATCAGATGTGCAACTGAACTGTGTTCCTCCAGAGGACGCTCCGAGAGGGGTGAACAAAACTGGTATTTCGTCGGAAAACGGCCTTTCTGAGGTCAGA GTCAAAGTTGGAAATTTAGACTTTTTCATTGGATACTTGAAATACCCAACAGCGGAACAAAGCAAAATATCAGGGGCTATTCTAGGACTTGTAGCTGCCCTTGCCTTGTTGTTGATCATTACTATTCTTATAATTGTGATATGTTACCTGCGGAACAGAAAGTTGGACAACCAAATAGCAGAAGAGGTTGAAAACTGGCTTGAAATAATTGCAATGGGCACAAGGACACGACCAG ATATGGTTCTACCATTCTTAGACTTCTGCAATTACACGGCTAACATGATAACTGATGGACAGGCTGACAACCCACTGTTTAAGAGGCGTTTACAA AGTGATACTGATTGTACCAAGAGTTTGGAACAATTCTACTCCTTGCTTGTCGATGAATCTTTCTGTCTTGTGTTCATACGCACCCTTGAAGATCAGACGAAGATGACTACAAACCATAA aGCCACGGTTGGCTATCTCCTAACAATAATCCTTCAAAGAGAGCGGCATATGTTTTACCTGACAGA GCTATTGAAGGTATTACTGGCCGAGACTGCCGTAAAAGCAAACAAGACAAAGAGGACGAGGTCAATGCTTAAAAG aaATGATTCTATAATGGAGAAGATATTGACTAGTTGGTTTGCCATAACACTGTACACCTTAACCAAG ATGTGCATTGGAGAGTCCGTCTTCATGATGTACAAAGCTGTTTGTGTTCAACATAACAAAGAGACTGGAAACGTAATGAAG CCTACAGACACAGTGCAAAGAAGTGTTGCTACAGTGTTCAAGGAATGTTTAATAGTGGCAAGACAACAAAACCCTGTATTTCCAGCTCCAATCAAGTACATGTTTGACTTTATGGACTCTCTGGTTGTTAAAAATGATATTGTCGATAGAGATGTAGCAAAGATATGGAAATGCGACAG TCTGCATTTGAGATTCTTTGCCAAAATATTAAAGCGACCACAGAGTATGCTGGACATCAATATCTCTCGAGCCGTCGGAAGGGaacttgacaaaatatcacaagcTTTCGTCGAAATCTGCTCGGACACAAAG AAACACCAACAGCTGACCCGTACGTTGAAAACATTGAACACTTTCGCAGACGGCTGCGAACATACATCGAAGAAGTGA